A window of the Oscillospiraceae bacterium NTUH-002-81 genome harbors these coding sequences:
- a CDS encoding glycyl-radical enzyme activating protein has protein sequence MGLLIFDVQRFCVQDGPGIRTTVFLKGCGLQCRWCHNPESLDMKKILLYYSEKCILCGMCASVCPKIVHQVNEEMHAVQWNKCIRCGRCAEVCPEKSLEIAGEWIENPVLTEKIFRDRLFYMKTGGGVTFSGGEPLLQAKNLLPVIRACKEQQIHVAIETASYVTWENMENLLPYVDLWICDIKAISASLFKEGCGQNIDVICENLKRLSACQGAKMWIRVPLITNFNDTKEELGKIRKFIDSLGNSVERVEILPYHDIGKTKYYAMGKSYELEELPIPTEEMILLAEQCLRAKRRI, from the coding sequence ATGGGACTTTTAATTTTTGATGTGCAGAGATTTTGCGTGCAGGATGGACCGGGAATCCGAACCACGGTATTTCTGAAAGGATGTGGTCTGCAATGTCGTTGGTGTCATAATCCGGAATCCCTGGATATGAAAAAAATACTTCTTTACTATAGTGAGAAATGTATACTTTGCGGAATGTGCGCTTCAGTATGTCCGAAGATAGTTCATCAGGTTAATGAAGAAATGCATGCGGTTCAATGGAATAAATGCATTAGATGTGGTCGATGTGCAGAAGTATGCCCGGAAAAAAGCCTGGAAATAGCAGGAGAATGGATAGAAAATCCGGTTTTAACAGAGAAAATATTCAGAGATCGATTATTCTATATGAAAACCGGAGGTGGCGTAACATTCTCTGGAGGTGAGCCACTTCTTCAGGCAAAAAATCTTCTTCCGGTTATAAGGGCCTGTAAAGAACAACAGATTCATGTGGCGATTGAAACAGCTTCTTATGTGACATGGGAGAATATGGAAAACCTGCTTCCTTATGTAGATTTGTGGATTTGTGATATCAAAGCAATCTCGGCCTCCTTATTTAAAGAGGGTTGTGGTCAGAATATTGATGTTATATGTGAAAATTTGAAACGATTGTCTGCTTGTCAGGGAGCTAAGATGTGGATCCGTGTTCCGCTTATAACGAACTTTAATGATACCAAAGAAGAATTGGGAAAAATAAGGAAATTTATTGATAGCCTGGGGAACTCTGTAGAACGGGTGGAAATTCTTCCTTATCACGATATTGGAAAGACAAAATACTATGCAATGGGTAAATCTTATGAATTAGAAGAACTTCCTATTCCCACCGAAGAGATGATATTGTTAGCGGAACAATGTTTGCGTGCAAAACGAAGAATATAA
- a CDS encoding ATP-binding protein, producing the protein MKPKSSHRKTPLWKRKIFPLIQPYHIQSPKASLKYPAADLDRSIYDPERQLNTHVIELLAKCDWINEPNNLLMTGGAGAGKTHIACALCITAMHQNRTVKYIRANTLLKESDHARQEGTYFEYSNEMVAYDLMVIDDFGLMDLDIEKGRDLFEIIESRDCRKATIIISQIPVSGWYQLFGDSTYADACLSRMTYKAYRLEFPGRDRRVNNGN; encoded by the coding sequence ATAAAACCGAAGAGCAGCCACAGGAAAACCCCGCTGTGGAAACGAAAGATATTTCCCCTCATACAGCCATACCACATTCAATCCCCAAAAGCATCCCTGAAATATCCTGCAGCTGATCTTGACCGTTCAATCTATGATCCAGAACGTCAGCTGAATACACACGTCATAGAACTTCTGGCCAAGTGTGATTGGATCAATGAGCCGAATAACCTGCTGATGACCGGAGGGGCCGGTGCTGGGAAAACGCACATTGCCTGCGCCTTATGTATCACAGCAATGCATCAGAATCGTACTGTTAAATATATACGTGCGAACACACTTTTAAAGGAATCCGATCATGCCAGACAGGAAGGTACTTACTTTGAGTATTCGAATGAAATGGTAGCTTATGATCTCATGGTGATAGATGATTTCGGTTTAATGGATCTGGACATCGAAAAAGGCCGCGACCTGTTTGAAATCATCGAGTCCAGAGACTGCCGCAAGGCAACTATTATTATCTCTCAGATTCCAGTATCCGGATGGTATCAACTTTTTGGGGATTCCACCTATGCAGATGCCTGCTTAAGCCGAATGACATACAAGGCATATCGTCTTGAATTTCCTGGTAGGGATCGCAGAGTAAATAATGGTAACTAA
- a CDS encoding O-acetylhomoserine aminocarboxypropyltransferase/cysteine synthase family protein — protein MDYSINTKCVQAGYTPGNGEPRQIPIIQSTTFKYDTSEDMGKLFDLEASGYFYTRLQNPTNDHVAAKIAALEGGTAGMLTSSGQAANFFALFNICEAGSHIVSSSSIYGGTYNLISVTMKKMGIDVTFVDPDCSEEELNAAFRENTRAVFGESIANPALTVLDIEKFAKAAHAHGVPLIVDNTFPTPVNLRPIEWGADIVTHSTTKYMDGHGAAVGGAIVDSGKFDWMAHADKFPGLCTPDESYHGITYAEKFGKEGAFITKCTSQLMRDLGCIQSPQNAFILNLGLESLHVRMPRHVENGQAVAEFLESQEKVAFVNYPGLPSNKYYQVAQKYMPNGGCGVVSFELKGGRAAAEKFMKNLKLAAIETHVADARTCCLNPATSTHRQMNDEQLAVAGIPAGLIRISCGLEDKKDLIADIAQALEAI, from the coding sequence ATGGATTATTCAATTAACACAAAATGTGTGCAAGCAGGTTATACTCCCGGCAATGGAGAGCCGAGACAGATTCCGATCATTCAGTCAACCACCTTCAAATACGATACCAGTGAGGATATGGGTAAGTTATTTGATCTGGAGGCATCCGGCTATTTCTATACCAGACTTCAGAATCCAACCAATGACCATGTGGCGGCGAAGATCGCGGCACTGGAGGGTGGTACTGCAGGAATGCTTACTTCTTCCGGACAGGCGGCAAACTTTTTTGCCCTGTTTAACATCTGCGAGGCAGGCAGCCATATTGTCTCTTCCTCATCTATTTATGGCGGAACATACAATCTGATTTCCGTAACAATGAAGAAAATGGGCATTGATGTAACGTTTGTGGATCCGGACTGTTCCGAAGAAGAGCTGAACGCAGCTTTCCGGGAGAATACAAGAGCGGTATTCGGGGAGTCCATTGCCAACCCGGCGCTGACGGTACTGGATATTGAAAAGTTCGCAAAAGCAGCCCATGCCCATGGTGTACCGCTGATCGTGGATAATACTTTTCCCACACCGGTAAACCTGCGGCCGATTGAGTGGGGGGCAGATATTGTAACGCATTCTACTACAAAATACATGGATGGTCATGGAGCTGCTGTGGGTGGTGCAATTGTAGACAGCGGCAAATTTGACTGGATGGCCCACGCAGACAAGTTTCCGGGACTGTGTACGCCTGATGAGTCCTATCATGGCATTACTTATGCAGAGAAATTCGGCAAAGAGGGGGCATTTATCACGAAATGTACATCCCAGCTTATGCGTGACCTGGGCTGCATTCAGTCCCCACAGAATGCGTTTATCCTGAATCTGGGACTGGAATCCCTGCATGTGCGCATGCCGAGACATGTGGAAAACGGTCAGGCAGTGGCTGAATTTCTGGAAAGCCAGGAGAAGGTGGCGTTCGTCAACTACCCCGGCCTGCCCTCCAATAAATACTATCAGGTGGCGCAGAAATACATGCCCAACGGCGGCTGCGGCGTCGTTTCCTTCGAGTTAAAGGGCGGAAGAGCAGCGGCAGAGAAGTTCATGAAAAATCTGAAGCTGGCAGCCATCGAGACCCATGTGGCCGATGCCAGAACGTGCTGTCTGAACCCAGCAACCTCCACCCACCGGCAGATGAACGATGAGCAGCTGGCTGTAGCAGGCATCCCGGCAGGGCTGATCCGGATTTCCTGCGGCCTGGAGGACAAAAAAGACCTCATCGCAGACATTGCTCAGGCGCTGGAGGCGATCTAA
- a CDS encoding SdpI family protein yields the protein MPKENRKFFLVTCIITILPIFLGLFLWNRLPDQIATHFDFNGTPNGYSSKRFAVIGIYVFCLFMHMFCAIMTCLDPKKKNVSPKIYRLILCICPLVSLWCAALIYSNALHAPLHFINWGSLLMGVIFLVTGNYLPKCRQNYTIGIKLPWTLDDEENWDYTHRLAGKLWMIGGVLIILLGFQTVVPPMAVSLTIIVVVTMIPAIASYLYYKKH from the coding sequence ATGCCGAAAGAGAATAGAAAATTTTTCCTTGTAACCTGTATTATCACGATTCTGCCCATATTCCTAGGTCTCTTCCTGTGGAATCGTCTGCCTGACCAGATTGCCACGCATTTTGACTTCAACGGTACACCGAACGGATACAGCAGTAAAAGATTTGCTGTCATCGGTATTTATGTATTCTGCCTGTTTATGCACATGTTCTGTGCTATAATGACATGTCTCGATCCAAAGAAAAAGAACGTCAGTCCCAAGATTTATCGTCTGATCCTGTGCATTTGTCCACTGGTTTCTCTCTGGTGTGCCGCACTGATCTACAGTAATGCGCTGCACGCCCCGCTTCATTTCATCAACTGGGGCAGTCTTCTCATGGGTGTTATCTTTCTTGTTACCGGAAACTACCTGCCCAAGTGCAGACAAAATTACACCATCGGCATCAAACTGCCCTGGACGCTGGACGACGAAGAAAACTGGGATTATACTCACCGACTGGCCGGCAAATTATGGATGATCGGAGGAGTACTCATCATCCTTCTTGGTTTTCAGACGGTTGTTCCACCTATGGCAGTATCCCTGACCATTATAGTTGTGGTGACCATGATTCCGGCGATTGCATCCTATCTCTACTATAAAAAACACTAA
- a CDS encoding aminopeptidase, which produces MVTGVGFVIVFPDLLLYNEESMTAGKEYYKMEQFSYKRTNVYEVADEVLMQDIFAFAEEYKTFLGKAKTEREACSYVEEEAQRQGYRPFRFGTKLAPGDKVYYNNRGKNIYLIRVGSRDVAEDGIRIVGAHIDSPRIDLKQMPLYESDGVALGKTHYYGGLRKYQWAAIPLALHGVVVLKDGSVLTVKIGEDAADPVFYISDLLPHLAAKQNKKPLGEAIEGEDLNIWFGNIPYQAADNDKDKTVKNNLLHIFKEKYGIEEADFLSAELSLVPAFQPSDVGLDRSLIGGYGHDDRVCAYAAQKAMFDETSPEHTVMVVLVDKEEIGSEGTTSIQSALFTDLIDAIAASFGASSAAVRAVSKCISADVDAAFDPNYPSVSEKNNAFYLSCGAGMMKFTGVRGKGNSSDADAEYIAFLRKIFDENGVIWQTGELGKVDFGGGGTIAKFVAQMNIDTIDLGVPVISMHSPYEVISKADLYENYLAFRAFLK; this is translated from the coding sequence ATGGTTACAGGCGTTGGATTTGTGATTGTCTTTCCCGATCTGCTGCTGTACAATGAAGAAAGTATGACAGCAGGAAAGGAGTATTACAAAATGGAACAGTTTTCTTATAAAAGAACCAATGTATATGAAGTGGCAGACGAAGTGCTGATGCAGGATATCTTTGCTTTTGCAGAGGAGTATAAAACATTTCTGGGAAAGGCAAAGACAGAGCGGGAAGCGTGCTCGTATGTGGAGGAGGAAGCGCAGCGGCAGGGCTATCGGCCTTTCCGGTTCGGTACTAAGCTGGCACCGGGAGATAAGGTGTATTACAATAACCGGGGAAAGAATATTTATCTGATCCGGGTGGGCAGTCGGGATGTGGCCGAGGACGGCATCCGCATTGTGGGTGCGCACATCGACAGCCCGCGGATCGATCTGAAACAGATGCCGCTCTATGAGTCGGACGGCGTGGCACTGGGTAAGACCCACTACTACGGGGGCCTGCGCAAATACCAGTGGGCGGCAATTCCGCTGGCGCTGCACGGCGTGGTGGTGTTGAAGGACGGCAGTGTGCTGACTGTGAAGATCGGCGAGGATGCGGCGGATCCGGTGTTTTACATTAGTGATCTTCTGCCCCATCTAGCGGCCAAGCAGAATAAGAAACCGTTGGGCGAGGCCATTGAGGGTGAGGATCTGAATATCTGGTTTGGCAATATCCCTTATCAGGCAGCGGACAATGATAAAGACAAGACGGTGAAAAACAACCTGCTCCATATTTTTAAGGAAAAATACGGCATCGAGGAGGCAGATTTCCTGAGCGCAGAGCTTTCCCTCGTTCCGGCATTCCAGCCCTCCGATGTGGGCCTGGATCGCTCCCTCATCGGCGGCTATGGCCATGACGACAGGGTGTGCGCCTATGCGGCCCAGAAAGCCATGTTTGACGAGACTTCCCCGGAGCACACGGTGATGGTCGTTCTGGTGGATAAGGAAGAAATCGGCAGCGAGGGCACCACCAGCATCCAGAGCGCCCTGTTTACAGACCTCATCGACGCCATTGCGGCTTCTTTCGGTGCGTCTTCGGCAGCCGTGCGCGCGGTGTCCAAGTGCATTTCCGCGGATGTGGATGCGGCCTTTGATCCCAACTATCCGTCCGTCAGCGAGAAAAACAACGCGTTTTATCTGTCCTGCGGCGCAGGCATGATGAAATTCACCGGTGTGCGCGGCAAGGGCAATTCCAGCGACGCGGATGCGGAGTACATCGCTTTCCTGCGGAAGATTTTCGATGAAAACGGCGTTATCTGGCAGACCGGTGAGCTGGGCAAGGTAGATTTCGGCGGCGGCGGAACCATCGCCAAATTCGTGGCCCAGATGAACATTGACACCATCGACCTGGGCGTGCCGGTGATCTCCATGCATTCACCCTATGAGGTGATCTCCAAGGCCGATCTGTATGAAAACTACCTGGCATTCCGGGCGTTCCTTAAGTAA
- a CDS encoding Rrf2 family transcriptional regulator, translated as MKISTKGRYALRLMLDIALHDTDEPVRVKDIAKRQDISVKYLEQIISVLVRAEYLRSIRGPQGGYRLTKKPEDYKVGMILRLTEGSLAPVDCLMGEDNDCSRASECVTLRLWKELDQAIKSVVDKYTLADLIEWHQEMGNDYVI; from the coding sequence ATGAAAATTTCAACGAAGGGAAGATATGCGCTGCGGCTCATGCTGGATATTGCGCTCCACGATACAGATGAACCCGTGCGGGTGAAGGACATTGCAAAGCGGCAGGACATTTCTGTGAAATATCTGGAGCAGATCATTTCCGTGCTTGTGCGGGCGGAATACCTGCGGAGCATCCGCGGTCCCCAGGGCGGTTATCGGCTGACGAAAAAGCCGGAGGATTACAAGGTAGGCATGATTCTGCGGCTGACAGAAGGCAGCCTGGCGCCGGTGGACTGCCTCATGGGCGAGGACAACGACTGCTCCCGGGCATCAGAGTGCGTGACACTGCGGTTGTGGAAGGAGCTGGATCAGGCCATCAAGAGCGTGGTGGACAAATATACGCTGGCTGATCTCATCGAGTGGCACCAGGAAATGGGAAACGACTACGTGATCTAA
- a CDS encoding DUF3029 family protein has product MKIAKENIPVFSLEDFMKSITYPPEGMTTNLARKQVTADGIQQNNILDREMEILKRALELLPIGIGDEDVIAGNYGSQFASPELISQIAQADADEYNNSEEYKIYSEDEYMISGRYLLFGIYTPSHICLDYETIISKGLKAYEKRIDDRLMRPIDFYGRNYLLAMKKGIRISQSYAMRFHNLAVKKLETCQDEKQRTNLKRMIHALGRVPYEPAEDLFEALQSIFLIHTIVPTAERSWASVSFGRTDQYLLPYYEKWIADGNTREDAKFLLMEFFKTFDKYGDGSCAMNLGPEYNEMTKLLLEVEKSVRLRAPIIATRMKSDSDDFYDDLVNRTLFEIGQPTFYSEPSCKAAMTYRGMLNEQDYSINSCMGEVIVGKELADMWGCCVNMNLALELSVNKGKPFSGELPESLNIYFKDVIPMEPTSMEIIKAQYYRYTQCIVRYVTDLNKKRSAWVAWNRPNPVLSMLLDDCIEYGRDRAHASIHSMGMEAKEWLKIPDEQFEAVRSGRGVKYHNVTVLAQGFADAGDSLEVIKKLVFEEKKYTLEDLIQATIYNFEGSKRNLEIFSAVKNCPKYADGSDDADDMAAFVLNALADAAENCYHGNVRYLPTCHTIDSNVQFGRCVYANLDGRKDGEAFGKNAGPVMQVIKNTPTDLMTSALHLPQYRFSGGVPIDIYIPANILDDEEGRAKVKGLLKVYLENGGMQVQVNSVSLDLLKKAYENPEEYPNVIVRKGGFSIYFTDMLKEVQKDMIERFEKEIS; this is encoded by the coding sequence ATGAAAATAGCAAAGGAAAATATCCCGGTTTTTAGTTTAGAAGACTTTATGAAGTCTATCACATATCCGCCGGAAGGTATGACCACAAATCTTGCAAGAAAGCAAGTGACTGCAGATGGCATACAGCAGAATAATATTCTGGACAGAGAAATGGAAATCTTAAAGCGTGCACTGGAACTTCTTCCTATAGGCATCGGAGATGAAGATGTGATTGCCGGAAATTATGGATCACAGTTTGCCAGTCCGGAATTAATTAGTCAAATCGCACAAGCAGATGCAGATGAATATAATAATAGTGAAGAATATAAGATTTACAGTGAGGATGAGTATATGATTAGTGGAAGATATTTACTGTTTGGCATTTATACTCCTTCACATATATGTTTAGATTACGAAACCATTATTTCTAAGGGATTGAAAGCATATGAAAAAAGAATTGATGATCGTTTAATGCGCCCAATAGATTTTTATGGCAGGAATTATTTGCTGGCGATGAAAAAAGGTATCCGCATTTCGCAGAGTTATGCGATGCGGTTCCATAATCTTGCCGTTAAGAAATTGGAAACTTGTCAGGATGAGAAGCAAAGAACTAATTTGAAGCGTATGATTCACGCTCTTGGACGTGTGCCCTATGAACCTGCGGAAGATCTGTTTGAAGCATTACAGTCGATCTTTCTCATACATACAATTGTGCCAACTGCAGAACGCTCCTGGGCATCAGTTTCTTTTGGGAGAACTGATCAATACTTGCTTCCGTATTATGAAAAATGGATTGCAGATGGAAATACCCGTGAAGATGCTAAATTTTTGCTGATGGAATTTTTTAAGACATTTGATAAGTACGGAGATGGTTCATGTGCCATGAACTTAGGACCGGAATATAATGAGATGACAAAGTTGCTTCTGGAAGTGGAAAAGTCTGTTCGATTGCGGGCACCTATTATTGCTACAAGAATGAAATCTGATTCAGATGATTTTTACGATGATTTGGTTAATAGGACGCTGTTTGAAATTGGACAACCAACATTTTACAGTGAACCTTCTTGTAAAGCAGCAATGACCTACCGTGGTATGCTGAATGAGCAGGATTATTCTATCAATAGCTGCATGGGTGAAGTGATTGTAGGAAAAGAACTTGCAGACATGTGGGGATGCTGCGTTAATATGAATCTTGCCTTGGAACTTTCGGTAAATAAAGGAAAACCTTTCAGTGGAGAACTTCCGGAATCTCTGAATATTTATTTTAAAGATGTGATTCCGATGGAACCTACCAGTATGGAGATAATCAAGGCGCAATACTATCGTTATACACAGTGTATTGTAAGATATGTGACTGATTTGAATAAAAAACGCTCTGCGTGGGTTGCCTGGAACAGACCGAATCCGGTTCTATCTATGCTATTGGATGACTGTATTGAATATGGCCGAGATCGTGCACACGCATCTATCCACTCCATGGGAATGGAGGCGAAAGAGTGGTTAAAGATTCCGGATGAACAATTTGAGGCTGTTCGATCTGGAAGGGGAGTAAAATATCATAATGTAACTGTTCTTGCACAGGGGTTTGCCGATGCAGGAGATTCTCTGGAAGTTATCAAAAAGCTGGTATTCGAAGAGAAAAAATACACACTTGAAGACTTGATTCAGGCAACGATTTATAATTTTGAAGGTTCTAAGAGAAATTTAGAGATTTTTAGTGCGGTAAAAAATTGTCCGAAATATGCAGATGGAAGTGATGATGCAGATGACATGGCTGCATTTGTTCTGAATGCGTTAGCAGATGCAGCAGAAAATTGTTATCATGGAAATGTCAGATATTTGCCTACCTGCCACACAATTGATTCCAATGTTCAGTTTGGTCGTTGTGTTTATGCAAACCTTGATGGAAGAAAAGACGGGGAAGCCTTTGGTAAAAATGCAGGTCCTGTTATGCAGGTAATTAAGAATACACCTACCGATTTGATGACAAGTGCACTTCATTTGCCGCAGTATCGATTCAGTGGAGGTGTGCCGATAGATATATACATACCGGCAAATATTCTTGATGATGAAGAGGGAAGAGCAAAAGTGAAGGGGCTGCTGAAGGTATATCTTGAAAATGGTGGCATGCAGGTTCAGGTAAATAGTGTAAGTCTTGATCTTTTGAAAAAAGCCTATGAGAATCCGGAAGAATACCCAAATGTTATTGTCAGAAAGGGTGGCTTTAGCATTTACTTTACAGATATGTTAAAAGAAGTTCAGAAGGATATGATTGAGCGATTTGAAAAGGAAATTAGTTAA
- a CDS encoding prepilin-type N-terminal cleavage/methylation domain-containing protein produces MQKDRNKGFTLVELVIVVAILAILIGILMPTYSKYVERSRESTDLENVRTAYSKVMIETGIEEKEDVKEIVHLKQKIAKWQSADTVTIAGISHSNSDPDTVHWKGYPVPGGICEVSINPETGVLFEWKDGDGDSIKTNWFNMNEDFDKLLKESGALNGVKGTFEIDSRCQKSLMVSKIVDKMESDSLLKRGTWAFYGNPSTASKRCMIWTSANTNEVGEGKKIPVIICTADNKFYVSESTTAKRVGYGPDYIAIAGHLNASVRTEIAGAAKKYDSLQDAYNAYEKLLTEGDYKQYKDTLPQ; encoded by the coding sequence ATGCAAAAAGACAGGAATAAAGGATTTACACTTGTAGAGCTGGTGATCGTAGTTGCAATTCTGGCAATTCTTATAGGAATTCTTATGCCAACTTATTCAAAATATGTGGAGAGAAGCCGAGAGTCAACGGATCTTGAGAATGTTCGAACAGCGTATAGCAAAGTGATGATAGAGACGGGAATAGAAGAAAAAGAGGATGTGAAGGAGATTGTTCATCTGAAACAGAAAATTGCAAAATGGCAGTCAGCAGATACGGTTACGATTGCCGGAATTTCTCATTCAAACAGTGATCCTGATACCGTGCACTGGAAAGGCTATCCGGTTCCGGGTGGTATATGTGAAGTTTCCATAAATCCGGAAACAGGTGTACTGTTTGAGTGGAAGGATGGAGACGGAGATAGCATAAAAACAAACTGGTTTAATATGAATGAAGATTTTGATAAGCTTTTGAAGGAGAGCGGTGCCCTGAATGGTGTGAAGGGAACATTTGAGATTGATTCCAGATGCCAGAAGTCGTTGATGGTTTCTAAAATTGTGGACAAAATGGAGTCTGACAGTTTGCTTAAGCGGGGAACATGGGCATTTTATGGAAATCCTTCTACGGCATCCAAGCGTTGTATGATTTGGACTTCAGCAAATACAAATGAGGTTGGCGAAGGTAAAAAGATTCCGGTAATTATCTGTACAGCAGATAATAAATTCTATGTTTCAGAGTCAACAACTGCAAAACGGGTCGGTTATGGTCCTGATTATATAGCAATTGCCGGTCATTTAAATGCAAGTGTGAGAACGGAAATAGCGGGTGCTGCGAAAAAATATGACAGTTTACAGGATGCTTATAATGCATATGAAAAGCTGCTTACAGAAGGGGACTACAAACAATATAAAGACACATTGCCCCAATAA
- a CDS encoding sugar ABC transporter substrate-binding protein: MVKLLNGAGKIIVLDATPGRDVMDARVKGFKDGIADSQIEIVAEQCGNSTREEALTVMENLLQANPDIDAVWAANDEMALGAVEALRSVGKVGQVIVGGFDATEDATNSIQAGEMTYTIDQIPYEEGVRAIAISFMLAKGLDIPDEDIELPMTEASVVDPNTVDAFVNDKDSINAETLDSVIEAYGLTDYVK, encoded by the coding sequence ATGGTAAAACTTTTGAATGGTGCTGGGAAGATTATTGTTTTGGATGCGACACCTGGAAGAGATGTTATGGATGCACGTGTAAAAGGTTTTAAAGATGGAATTGCTGATTCTCAAATTGAAATCGTTGCAGAGCAGTGTGGTAATTCCACAAGAGAAGAAGCATTGACGGTTATGGAGAATTTATTACAGGCAAATCCGGATATTGATGCTGTATGGGCTGCAAATGATGAGATGGCACTTGGTGCAGTTGAGGCACTCAGAAGTGTTGGTAAGGTCGGCCAGGTAATTGTCGGCGGATTTGATGCAACTGAAGATGCTACGAATTCTATTCAGGCAGGAGAAATGACATATACAATTGATCAGATTCCTTATGAAGAAGGTGTTCGTGCAATTGCGATTTCTTTTATGCTTGCCAAAGGTCTTGATATTCCGGATGAAGATATCGAGCTTCCGATGACAGAAGCTTCCGTTGTTGACCCTAATACAGTTGACGCATTTGTAAATGATAAAGATTCTATTAATGCTGAAACGCTTGACAGTGTTATTGAAGCGTATGGATTAACAGACTATGTAAAATAG
- a CDS encoding DUF1287 domain-containing protein: MRKQKRLYNLCIFLGVAGVMALLVIGGIICRYQHTSPERLPDLAEMEFTKIHSESDADQDGIDDQTDILQGALAYVNTKPKYKSKYYENGYPDDGYGVCTDVVAFAMKDAGYDLKALVEKDIEEHPDAYEVAQPDADIDFRRVKNLQIFFKNHARSLTTDVFQTEEWQGGDIVIFQKHIAIVSDRRNEKGIPYIIHHNDPWQKSYEQDILEKRDDIVGHYRWEP; encoded by the coding sequence ATGAGAAAACAAAAACGACTATATAACTTATGTATCTTCTTGGGAGTTGCAGGTGTGATGGCACTCCTGGTTATTGGTGGGATTATATGTCGATACCAGCATACTTCTCCAGAAAGATTGCCTGATCTGGCAGAAATGGAATTTACAAAGATTCACAGTGAATCGGATGCGGATCAGGATGGAATAGATGACCAGACGGACATTTTGCAGGGAGCGCTTGCTTATGTGAATACAAAGCCAAAATATAAGAGTAAATACTATGAAAACGGTTATCCGGATGATGGCTATGGTGTATGTACGGATGTGGTGGCGTTTGCGATGAAAGATGCCGGATACGATCTCAAGGCGCTGGTAGAAAAGGATATAGAGGAGCATCCGGATGCGTATGAGGTTGCGCAGCCGGATGCCGATATTGATTTTCGGCGGGTAAAAAACCTGCAGATATTTTTTAAAAATCATGCCAGAAGCCTGACTACAGATGTATTTCAAACAGAAGAATGGCAGGGTGGCGATATTGTTATTTTTCAAAAGCATATAGCAATTGTATCGGACAGGCGCAATGAAAAGGGGATTCCATATATCATCCATCACAATGACCCCTGGCAAAAATCTTATGAACAGGATATTTTGGAAAAAAGGGATGATATTGTAGGACATTATCGCTGGGAGCCATAA
- a CDS encoding autorepressor SdpR family transcription factor: protein MGFAETFKALSDPARREILTLLKDGRLSAGEIGAHFDMTGATISYHLSILKKSGLIFEQKEKNYIYYTLNTSVVEEVLLWLSDLKGGSSDAERE, encoded by the coding sequence ATGGGATTTGCAGAGACATTTAAAGCACTTTCCGATCCTGCCCGCCGGGAAATCCTGACACTTTTGAAGGACGGAAGACTGTCTGCCGGAGAAATTGGCGCACATTTTGATATGACAGGGGCAACGATTTCTTATCACCTGAGTATTTTAAAGAAATCCGGCCTTATTTTTGAACAAAAAGAAAAGAACTATATTTATTACACTCTGAATACTTCAGTCGTAGAAGAAGTATTACTCTGGCTGTCAGACCTGAAAGGAGGATCTTCCGATGCCGAAAGAGAATAG